One Phaseolus vulgaris cultivar G19833 chromosome 4, P. vulgaris v2.0, whole genome shotgun sequence DNA window includes the following coding sequences:
- the LOC137838437 gene encoding probable CCR4-associated factor 1 homolog 9, which produces MAFPCGSVITRSVWSYNLELEFELIRSIIALYPFISMDTEFPGVIFQSHPGFRQPQNNYAVMKANVDGMHLIQVGLTFSDSQGNLPTFGTSNRFIWEFNFCEFDVTRHAHAPDSITLLRSQGMDFDKNRKYGVSIVRFAELMMLSGLLCNNNIQWIAFHSAYDFGYMVKILSQRFFYMQPFLPPNLGDFLQLVKFFFGYRVYDVKHLIRFCPNLHGSLDRVSESLGLDNNARKSHHAGSDSLVTLHVFNKIKTLYFHTQPDLPERAGVFYGLEMP; this is translated from the coding sequence ATGGCATTCCCTTGCGGTTCTGTAATAACGAGATCAGTATGGTCTTACAACCTTGAATTGGAGTTCGAGTTGATTCGTTCCATCATTGCCTTGTATCCTTTCATCTCTATGGATACAGAGTTCCCCGGCGTCATCTTTCAATCGCATCCAGGATTCCGACAACCACAAAATAACTACGCAGTGATGAAAGCTAATGTAGACGGTATGCATCTCATCCAAGTGGGTCTCACCTTTTCAGACAGTCAGGGCAACCTTCCAACCTTTGGAACCTCAAACCGCTTCATTTGGGAATTCAACTTTTGTGAGTTTGATGTGACACGCCATGCTCATGCTCCTGACTCCATCACCCTCCTCCGAAGTCAAGGCATGGATTTTGACAAGAATCGAAAGTATGGAGTGAGCATTGTGCGATTTGCCGAGTTGATGATGCTCTCAGGACTCCTCTGCAACAATAATATTCAGTGGATTGCTTTTCACAGTGCCTATGATTTTGGGTACATGGTGAAGATATTGAGCCAACGCTTTTTTTATATGCAACCATTTTTACCTCCCAACTTAGGTGACTTTCTTCAACTTGTTAAATTCTTCTTTGGATACAGAGTATACGACGTCAAACATCTCATCAGATTTTGTCCCAACCTTCATGGTAGTTTAGACAGAGTTTCTGAGTCCCTAGGTTTGGATAATAATGCCAGAAAAAGTCATCATGCTGGCTCCGATAGCTTAGTCACTCtccatgtttttaataaaattaaaactctcTATTTTCATACACAACCTGACTTACCAGAACGTGCAGGTGTATTCTATGGCTTAGAGATGccttga